The proteins below are encoded in one region of Equus caballus isolate H_3958 breed thoroughbred chromosome 18, TB-T2T, whole genome shotgun sequence:
- the CTLA4 gene encoding cytotoxic T-lymphocyte protein 4 isoform X1 has translation MAGFGFRRRGARLDPAPRTWPCTALFSLLFMPVFSKGMHVAQPAVVLASSRGVASFVCEYGSSGKAAEVRVTVLRQAGTQMTEVCAATYMVENELTFLDDSTCTGTSVGNQVNLTIRGLRAMDTGLYICKVELMYPPPYYVGMGNGTQIYVIDPEPCPESDFLLWILAAVSSGLFFYSFLITAVSLSRMLKKRSPLTTGVYVKMPPTEPECEKQFQPYFIPIN, from the exons ATGGCTGGCTTCGGGTTCCGGAGGCGTGGGGCACGGCTGGATCCGGCTCCCAGGACCTGGCCCTGCACCGcactattttctcttctcttcatgcCCGTCTTCTCCAAAG GGATGCATGTGGCACAGCCCGCAGTGGTGCTGGCCAGCAGCCGGGGTGTCGCCAGCTTTGTGTGTGAGTATGGATCTTCAGGCAAAGCCGCCGAGGTCCGAGTGACAGTGCTACGGCAGGCGGGCACCCAGATGACTGAAGTCTGCGCCGCAACGTACATGGTGGAGAATGAGTTGACCTTTCTAGATGATTCCACCTGCACTGGCACCTCCGTTGGAAACCAAGTGAACCTCACCATCCGAGGGCTGAGGGCCATGGACACGGGGCTCTACATCTGCAAGGTGGAGCTCATGTACCCGCCGCCCTACTATGTGGGCATGGGCAACGGAACCCAGATTTATGTCATTG ACCCAGAACCGTGCCCGGAGTCTGACTTCCTCCTCTGGATCCTGGCGGCAGTCAGTTCAGGGTTGTTTTTTTACAGCTTCCTCATCACAGCTGTTTCTTTGAGCAGAATG CTAAAGAAAAGAAGTCCTCTTACTACAGGGGTCTATGTGAAAATGCCCCCAACAGAGCCAGAATGTGAAAAGCAATTTCAGCCTTATTTTATTCCCATCAATTGA
- the CTLA4 gene encoding cytotoxic T-lymphocyte protein 4 isoform X2: MAGFGFRRRGARLDPAPRTWPCTALFSLLFMPVFSKGMHVAQPAVVLASSRGVASFVCEYGSSGKAAEVRVTVLRQAGTQMTEVCAATYMVENELTFLDDSTCTGTSVGNQVNLTIRGLRAMDTGLYICKVELMYPPPYYVGMGNGTQIYVIAKEKKSSYYRGLCENAPNRARM; encoded by the exons ATGGCTGGCTTCGGGTTCCGGAGGCGTGGGGCACGGCTGGATCCGGCTCCCAGGACCTGGCCCTGCACCGcactattttctcttctcttcatgcCCGTCTTCTCCAAAG GGATGCATGTGGCACAGCCCGCAGTGGTGCTGGCCAGCAGCCGGGGTGTCGCCAGCTTTGTGTGTGAGTATGGATCTTCAGGCAAAGCCGCCGAGGTCCGAGTGACAGTGCTACGGCAGGCGGGCACCCAGATGACTGAAGTCTGCGCCGCAACGTACATGGTGGAGAATGAGTTGACCTTTCTAGATGATTCCACCTGCACTGGCACCTCCGTTGGAAACCAAGTGAACCTCACCATCCGAGGGCTGAGGGCCATGGACACGGGGCTCTACATCTGCAAGGTGGAGCTCATGTACCCGCCGCCCTACTATGTGGGCATGGGCAACGGAACCCAGATTTATGTCATTG CTAAAGAAAAGAAGTCCTCTTACTACAGGGGTCTATGTGAAAATGCCCCCAACAGAGCCAGAATGTGA